From Oreochromis aureus strain Israel breed Guangdong linkage group 4, ZZ_aureus, whole genome shotgun sequence, a single genomic window includes:
- the slc4a1a gene encoding solute carrier family 4 member 1a (Diego blood group) translates to MENNLTFEEGGDMSYEDNGSAFPSPMMLTIPGQSDDFDLERGREEVEEDEPSPEPIVIPTNSEAFLNLNTNATTRGDAQAYVELNELEGNIWQETGRWVGYEENFNHATGKWGPSHVSYLTFTSLLHVRKAVSTGAIILDMNASNLSAVVEKMVDELLNKDVIRSSDHDDLMRVLLMKRSQTEGPVVTPFGDIQMQTFSVTKKRDSSDNVEASIVLSGELDFLQKPAVAFVRLSDSVVMESVLESSIPIRFIFLLVGPGHSGINYSESGRAMGALLADWVFCLEAHLAQTSKDITDAIADFMDCSIVIPPTEIQDTAMLEPVIDFQKKLLSDKLRSTDPRLAFGERVKALQPPPGPKEDPLARTGYPFGGMVKDIKRRYRHYISDFTDALNPQVLAAVIFIYFAALSPAITFGGLLADKTEKMMGVSELMISTAAQGVFFCLIAAQPVLVIGFSGPLLVFEEAFFAFCKMQGIEYIVGRIWVGMWLIVIVVLIVAMEGSFLVRYISRFTQEIFSILISLIFIYETFNKLFKIFKTHPLILNYDRLNDTLDNPFHPIIEEHVEIHPDGNVTVHKLETERAYPNTALLSMCLMFGCFFIAYFLRQFKNGHFLPGWLRRLIGDFGVPIAIFFMIAVDISIEDAYTQKLVVPKGIEVTNPDARGWFINPMGEKKPFPGWMIGASCIPAVLVFILIFLESQITTLIVSKPERKMVKGSGFHWDLLVLVTMGGIASIFGVPWLSAATVRSVTHANALTVMSKGPKPEIEKVIEQRVSGMIVAIMIGVSIYMEPILKMIPMTALFGIFLYMGITSLNGIQMWDRILLLITPKKYHPPDAYATRVSTMRMHLFTLIQLVCLGVLWAVKMSTFSLALPFVLILTVPLRMFMTGRLFSAMEMKCLDADDAKVTFEEDE, encoded by the exons ATGGAAAACAACTTAACTTTTGAggag GGCGGTGACATGTCGTATGAAGACAATGGCTCAGCCTTCCCTTCTCCAATGATGCT GACCATACCAGGTCAGAGTGATGACTTTGACCTTGAAAGggggagggaggaggtggaAGAGGATGAGCCGTCTCCGGAGCCCATCGTCATTCCCACCAATTCAGAGG cttttctgAACCTGAATACCAATGCCACAACAAGAGGGGATGCCCAA GCCTATGTGGAGCTGAATGAGCTTGAGGGAAACATCTGGCAGGAGACTGGCCGCTGGGTGGGCTACGAGGAAAACTTTAACCATGCCACAGGAAAATGGGGTCCTTCTCACGTCTCCTATCTCACTTTTACCAGCCTGCTCCACGTCCGCAAGGCCGTGAGTACAG GTGCTATTATCCTTGATATGAATGCCAGCAATCTGTCTGCTGTGGTTGAGAAAATGGTTGATGAACTGCTGAACAAGGATGTGATCCGTTCCAGTGATCATGATGACCTGATGAGAGTTCTCCTGATGAAACGCAG TCAAACTGAGGGACCTGTGGTCACTCCCTTTGGTGATATTCAGATGCAGACCTTTTCTGTCACAAAAAAG AGAGACAGCTCTGACAATGTAGAGGCTTCAATTGTCCTCTCAG GTGAACTGGACTTCCTGCAGAAACCAGCAGTGGCCTTCGTCAGGCTGAGTGACTCTGTGGTGATGGAGTCTGTCCTGGAGTCTTCTATCCCTATTCGCTTCATATTTCTGTTGGTGGGCCCCGGCCACAGTGGAATCAACTACAGCGAAAGCGGTCGTGCCATGGGTGCTCTGCTGGCTGACTGG GTGTTCTGCCTGGAAGCTCACTTGGCTCAGACTTCAAAAGACATCACAGATGCCATCGCTGACTTCATGGACTGCAGCATTGTGATTCCTCCGACTGAGATCCAAGATACGGCAATGCTGGAGCCAGTGATTGACTTCCAGAAAAAACTGTTGAGTGACAAACTCCGTTCCACTGACCCCCGTCTTGCTTTTGGAGAAAGGGTGAAAG CTCTGCAACCTCCACCGGGGCCGAAGGAGGATCCTCTGGCCCGAACAGGCTATCCTTTTGGTGGCATGGTGAAGGATATCAAGCGCCGTTACCGCCACTACATCAGCGACTTCACAGATGCTCTGAACCCTCAGGTTCTTGCTGCCGTCATCTTTATTTACTTCGCTGCCCTTTCTCCAGCCATCACCTTCGGAGGGCTTCTAG CTGACAAAACGGAAAAAATGATGGGCGTGTCAGAGCTTATGATCTCCACTGCCGCCCAGggtgtcttcttctgtttaatTGCCGCCCAGCCAGTCCTTGTCATCGGCTTTTCCGGACCTTTGCTGGTGTTTGAGGAAGCTTTTTTCGCT TTCTGCAAGATGCAGGGTATTGAGTACATCGTAGGCCGCATATGGGTGGGTATGTGGCTGATAGTGATCGTGGTTCTCATCGTGGCAATGGAGGGCAGTTTCCTGGTCCGATACATTTCCCGCTTCACCCAAGAAATCTTCTCCATCCTCATCTCTCTCATCTTCATCTACGAGACCTTCAATAAGCTCTTTAAG atcttcaaaACCCACCCTTTGATCCTGAACTATGACCGTCTGAATGATACACTGGACAACCCTTTCCACCCAATCATCGAGGAGCATGTTGAGATCCATCCAGATGGCAATGTAACAGTTCATAAGTTGGAAACTGAAAGGGCATACCCCAACACTGCCCTGCTCTCTATGTGCCTGATGTTTGGCTGCTTCTTCATTGCATACTTCCTCCGTCAATTTAAGAATGGCCATTTCCTTCCTGGCTGG CTCCGTCGTTTGATTGGAGATTTCGGAGTCCCCATTGCTATTTTCTTCATGATTGCAGTGGATATCAGCATTGAAGATGCTTACACTCAG AAACTGGTTGTGCCAAAAGGTATTGAAGTGACTAACCCCGATGCGAGGGGATGGTTTATCAACCCCATGGGAGAAAAGAAGCCTTTCCCCGGCTGGATGATAGGTGCCAGCTGTATACCTGCAGTGCTTGTCTTCATCCTCATCTTCCTTGAGTCCCAAATTACTAC GCTGATTGTGAGCAAACCGGAAAGGAAAATGGTAAAAGGGTCGGGTTTCCACTGGGACCTTCTCGTCCTGGTCACCATGGGAGGAATCGCATCTATCTTTGGAGTCCCTTGGCTGAGTGCTGCCACTGTGCGATCTGTCACCCACGCCAATGCTCTCACTGTCATGTCCAAGGGCCCCAAACCAGAGATAGAGAAAGTGATTGAGCAGAGGGTCAGCGGCATGATTGTGGCCATCATGATTG GAGTTTCTATTTACATGGAGCCTATTCTGAAGATGATTCCAATGACTGCCTTGTTTGGCATCTTCCTCTATATGGGTATCACTTCTCTAAATGGAATCCAGATGTGGGACAGGATCCTTCTGCTCATTACTCCCAAGAAATACCATCCCCCTGATGCCTATGCCACCAGG GTGAGTACCATGCGAATGCATCTGTTCACTCTGATCCAGCTCGTGTGCCTGGGTGTACTTTGGGCAGTGAAGATGAGCACCTTCTCTCTGgctctgccttttgttctcatTCTGACCGTTCCTCTGCGCATGTTCATGACTGGCAGGCTCTTCTCTGCCATGGAAATGAAATGT CTGGACGCTGATGACGCCAAGGTGACATTTGAGGAGGATGAGTAG
- the ubtf gene encoding nucleolar transcription factor 1: MNGEMEATTQDQVWAQDDLLRLLEAMKVALPQKDLTKYKTSESHLDWQKVAFNSYTAEMCKQKWQEVSKEIRKFRTLTELIVDAQDYIKNPYKGKKIKKHPDFPKKPLTPYFRFFMEKRAKYAKLHPEMSNLDLTKILSKKYRELPDKKKKKYVDDFLRDKETFVQSMMKFREEHPDLMESMAKKGSNVPEKPKTPQQLWYNHEKKAFLKLHPDATTKDIKDSLGKQWTQLSDKKRLKWITKSLEQQKQYEEVMREYIQQHPELNMTQEDIVKSTLTKAERHLKDKSDGRPDKPPPNGYSMFCAELMSSMKDVPSTERMVMCSQRWKLLKQGEKDAYQKRCEQRKKEYEIEMNRFLSSISEEEQQRVLGEAKTGFKKSTGANSPASKKKNSKANANPEKPKRPISAMFIFAEEKRPKLQQERPELADSEITRLLARMWNELPDKKKEKFKRLESVLKAESEKKEKEDRSRLPDPPKNAQDIWQQSVIGDYLARFKNDRPKAQKAMEATWSTMEKKEKIMWIKKAAEDQKRYEREVSEMRSPAAAIASGKKMKFEGEPKKPPSNGYQKFSQEMLSNGELNHLPMKERMAEIGSRWQRLPLKDKDRYKKIAEEKQRQYKVQLEQWLASLSSQERNTYKEYNSQKRRTTAKPGGPKAKAKKSDTEEDEDDDDDEDDDDDEQEKASSEGDSSSEEDDDEDDDDKEDDDDDDEDDEEDDEADDKENKSEDSSSESNSQGSSDSDSD; this comes from the exons ATGAATGGAGAAATGGAGGCAACGACACAAGACCAAG TATGGGCGCAGGATGACCTTTTAAGACTGCTGGAGGCCATGAAAGTGGCTCTTCCACAGAAAGACCTGACTAAATACAAAACATCAGAGTCCCACCTGgactggcagaaagttgctttCAATTCCTACACAGCTGAGATGTGCAAGCAGAAATGGCAGGAGGTCTCGAAAGAG ATTCGTAAATTCAGGACCCTGACAGAATTGATAGTTGATGCTCAAGACTACATAAAGAACCCATACAAgggcaaaaaaataaag AAACACCCAGATTTCCCCAAGAAGCCTTTGACTCCATACTTCCGTTTCTTTATGGAGAAGAGGGCCAAGTATGCAAAGCTGCACCCTGAGATGAGCAACCTAGACCTTACTAAAATCCTCTCCAAGAAGTATCGGGAACTGCCTGATAAAAAGAAG AAAAAATATGTTGACGACTTCTTACGAGATAAGGAAACATTTGTTCAAAGTATGATGAAGTTCAG GGAAGAGCATCCGGACCTGATGGAGAGCATGGCCAAAAAAGGCTCAAATGTACCAGAGAAGCCCAAGACGCCCCAACAGTTGTGGTACAACCACGAAAAGAAAGCCTTCCTCAAGCTGCACCCTGAT GCGACCACCAAAGACATTAAAGATAGTCTTGGCAAACAGTGGACGCAGCTTTCTGACAAAAAGAGGCTCAAATGGATCACCAAGTCGCTGGAACAGCAGAAGCAGTATGAG GAGGTGATGCGTGAATACATCCAACAGCATCCGGAGTTAAATATGACCCAGGAAGACATCGTAAAGTCCACCCTGACCAAGGCAGAGAGGCACCTGAAGGACAAATCTGACGGCCGACCTGACAAACCTCCTCC AAACGGTTACTCGATGTTCTGTGCGGAGCTGATGTCGAGCATGAAGGACGTTCCCAGCACAGAGCGTATGGTGATGTGTAGCCAGCGGTGGAAGCTGCTAAAGCAGGGTGAAAAGGACGCCTACCAAAAACGCTGCGAACAG AGGAAAAAAGAGTATGAAATTGAGATGAACAGATTTCTCAGT AGTATATcagaggaggagcagcagcggGTCTTGGGTGAGGCGAAGACTGGTTTTAAGAAAAGCACTGGAGCCAATAGTCCCgcatctaaaaagaaaaactctaaAGCAAAC GCAAATCCAGAAAAACCCAAAAGACCCATTTCAGCCATGTTCATATTTGCTGAGGAGAAACGTCCCAAACTGCAGCAGGAGCGGCCAGAACTTGCTGACAGTGAGATCACAAGACTTCTTGCTCGCATGTGGAACGAGCTGCCAGATAAGAAGAAG GAGAAGTTTAAACGCTTAGAATCGGTGTTGAAGGCAGAATCtgagaagaaggaaaaagaggacCGCAGTCGACTCCCAGATCCGCCCAAAAATGCACAAGACATCTGGCAGCAGAGTGTTATAGGGGACTACCTAGCCAGATTTAAG AACGACCGGCCAAAGGCACAGAAAGCAATGGAAGCAACCTGGAGCACCatggagaaaaaagagaagattATGTGGATCAAAAAGGCAGCAGAGGACCAGAAAAGATATGAG AGAGAAGTAAGTGAGATGCGCTCGCCTGCTGCTGCCATTGCCTCAGGGAAGAAGATGAAGTTTGAGGGTGAACCCAAGAAACCGCCATC AAATGGATATCAGAAGTTCTCTCAGGAGATGCTGTCCAATGGAGAGCTGAATCACCTCCCAATGAAAGAGCGGATGGCTGAGATTGGCAGCCGCTGGCAGAGGTTACCACTGAAGGACAAGGACCGCTACAAGAAGATTGCTGAGGAGAAGCAAAGGCAGTACAAAGTCCAACTGGAACAGTGGCTTGCT AGTTTGTCTTCGCAAGAGAGAAACACTTACAAAGAATATAATTCACAA AAAAGAAGAACTACAGCAAAACCAGGAGGCCCCAAGGCAAAGGCCAAGAAATCT GATACGGAGGAGGACGAGGATGATGACGACGATGAGGATGACGACGACGATGAGCAGGAGAAAGCTTCTAGTGAAGGCGACTCTTCCAgtgaggaggatgatgatgaggatgatgatgac AAGGAGGACGATGACGATGACGATGAAGACGACGAAGAGGACGATGAAGCAGACGACAAGGAGAACAAGTCGGAGGACAGCAGCAGTGAGTCGAACTCACAGGGGTCGTCAGACTCTGATTCAGACTGA
- the atxn7l3a gene encoding ataxin-7-like protein 3 isoform X1: MTGYQSYYLAVKTSNRDFQMKMEDMPLSGPDNTRLEALAHDIYSELVEDACLGLCFEVHRAVKQGYFFLDETDQESMKEFEIVDQPGVDIFGQVYNQWKNKECECPNCKRLIAASRFAPHLEKCLGMGRNSSRIANRRLASSNNMSKSESDQEDNDDLNDNDWSYGAEKKTKKRKSDKSQNSPRRSKSLKHKNGEIGSGVGAESYKYNYNTGISYETLGPDEVRSLLTTQCGVISEHTKKMCTRSQRCPQHTDEQRRAVRVFLLGPSAPTLPDADAVETDSFDIPDAQPLMSRLQWEDSDISPTDSASSKASTNHSDSRKPKKKKKPSLPLNSGGGGSGSGSLAGGGGSSSQSNISISTKKKRPKLSAPPISSIYDDLN, from the exons ATGACAGG ATATCAATCTTATTACCTTGCTGTCAAGACTTCCAATAgagattttcaaatgaaaatggAGGATATGCCCCTCTCAGGCCCAGACAACACCAGGCTGGAG gCCCTGGCCCATGACATCTACTCTGAGCTGGTGGAAGATGCCTGTTTGGGCCTGTGTTTTGAGGTGCATCGTGCGGTGAAACAGGGCTATTTCTTCTTGGATGAAACGGACCAAGAGAGCATGAAGGAGTTTG AAATTGTGGATCAACCAGGAGTGGACATATTTGGACAGGTGTACAATCAGTGGAAGAACAAAGAGTGTGAGTGTCCCAACTGTAAAAGATTAATAGCAGCTTCTCGCTTTGCTCCGCATTTGGAGAAATGCCTCGGCATGGGACGCAACAGCAGCCGCATCGCCAACCGCAG GCTAGCCAGCAGTAATAATATGAGCAAATCAGAAAGTGATCAAGAAGACAATGATGACCTTAATGATAATGACTGGTCGTACGgggctgaaaaaaaaa CCAAGAAGAGAAAGTCAGAtaag AGTCAAAATTCCCCAAGAAGATCCAAATCCCTGAAACATAAAAACG GTGAGATTGGAAGTGGCGTCGGTGCCGAATCTTACAAG TACAACTATAATACTGGCATCAGTTATGAAACCTTGGGCCCCGATGAAGTCAGATCCCTTCTAACGACG CAATGTGGGGTGATATCTGAGCACACAAAGAAGATGTGTACCAG GTCTCAGCGATGTCCCCAACACACGGACGAACAGAGGAGGGCCGTCAGGGTGTTCCTCCTGGGGCCGTCCGC GCCGACGCTGCCTGATGCAGATGCTGTGGAGACTGACAGCTTTGACATTCCAGATGCACAACCCTTAATGAGCCGCCTGCAGTGGGAGGACTCTGATATTTCGCCTACTGATTCTGCTTCGTCTAAAGCCA GCACCAACCATTCAGATTCTCGGAAGcccaagaaaaagaagaagccatcTCTTCCATTGAacagtggaggaggaggaagtgggAGTGGAAGCCTGGCTGGAGGCGGCGGCAGCAGCTCCCAGAGTAATATCAGTATATCGACCAAAAAAAAGAGGCCCAAACTCTCAGCACCTCCTATTTCAAGTATCTATGATGATTTAAACTAG
- the atxn7l3a gene encoding ataxin-7-like protein 3 isoform X2, with amino-acid sequence MKMEDMPLSGPDNTRLEALAHDIYSELVEDACLGLCFEVHRAVKQGYFFLDETDQESMKEFEIVDQPGVDIFGQVYNQWKNKECECPNCKRLIAASRFAPHLEKCLGMGRNSSRIANRRLASSNNMSKSESDQEDNDDLNDNDWSYGAEKKTKKRKSDKSQNSPRRSKSLKHKNGEIGSGVGAESYKYNYNTGISYETLGPDEVRSLLTTQCGVISEHTKKMCTRSQRCPQHTDEQRRAVRVFLLGPSAPTLPDADAVETDSFDIPDAQPLMSRLQWEDSDISPTDSASSKASTNHSDSRKPKKKKKPSLPLNSGGGGSGSGSLAGGGGSSSQSNISISTKKKRPKLSAPPISSIYDDLN; translated from the exons atgaaaatggAGGATATGCCCCTCTCAGGCCCAGACAACACCAGGCTGGAG gCCCTGGCCCATGACATCTACTCTGAGCTGGTGGAAGATGCCTGTTTGGGCCTGTGTTTTGAGGTGCATCGTGCGGTGAAACAGGGCTATTTCTTCTTGGATGAAACGGACCAAGAGAGCATGAAGGAGTTTG AAATTGTGGATCAACCAGGAGTGGACATATTTGGACAGGTGTACAATCAGTGGAAGAACAAAGAGTGTGAGTGTCCCAACTGTAAAAGATTAATAGCAGCTTCTCGCTTTGCTCCGCATTTGGAGAAATGCCTCGGCATGGGACGCAACAGCAGCCGCATCGCCAACCGCAG GCTAGCCAGCAGTAATAATATGAGCAAATCAGAAAGTGATCAAGAAGACAATGATGACCTTAATGATAATGACTGGTCGTACGgggctgaaaaaaaaa CCAAGAAGAGAAAGTCAGAtaag AGTCAAAATTCCCCAAGAAGATCCAAATCCCTGAAACATAAAAACG GTGAGATTGGAAGTGGCGTCGGTGCCGAATCTTACAAG TACAACTATAATACTGGCATCAGTTATGAAACCTTGGGCCCCGATGAAGTCAGATCCCTTCTAACGACG CAATGTGGGGTGATATCTGAGCACACAAAGAAGATGTGTACCAG GTCTCAGCGATGTCCCCAACACACGGACGAACAGAGGAGGGCCGTCAGGGTGTTCCTCCTGGGGCCGTCCGC GCCGACGCTGCCTGATGCAGATGCTGTGGAGACTGACAGCTTTGACATTCCAGATGCACAACCCTTAATGAGCCGCCTGCAGTGGGAGGACTCTGATATTTCGCCTACTGATTCTGCTTCGTCTAAAGCCA GCACCAACCATTCAGATTCTCGGAAGcccaagaaaaagaagaagccatcTCTTCCATTGAacagtggaggaggaggaagtgggAGTGGAAGCCTGGCTGGAGGCGGCGGCAGCAGCTCCCAGAGTAATATCAGTATATCGACCAAAAAAAAGAGGCCCAAACTCTCAGCACCTCCTATTTCAAGTATCTATGATGATTTAAACTAG
- the tmub2 gene encoding transmembrane and ubiquitin-like domain-containing protein 2, which yields MAVCALTMLDGMEDEVTAAGGVLLLFLALILAWLSTHVADRGDHILGTILTVGAHASLIGLGGHDNYGGGSASADTPEQQTPPPSQENKPDEGEPAADRGEGEGTGEGAEGVWTDLLLDIQSKQPQAGRLLVTSDGEDDEADEEEDEEEELEKEVKKATKPIPILTSTTSSPAITSSTTSISVRLKFLNDTEEVAVVEPQDTVGILKSKCFSGREHQIKLIFQGQLLQDPKRTLLSLNITDNSVIHCHISQALHDSSPEEGAQSGTGAGAGSGVSSGFRAAGVAISTSSLVVPVFVVILAVVWYFRLNYRQFFTAPATISLVGVTVFFSFLIFGMHSR from the exons ATGGCAGTGTGTGCACTGACCATGTTGGATGGGATGGAGGATGaggtgacagcagcaggtggtgTATTGCTTTTGTTCTTGGCCCTCATCTTGGCTTGGCTCTCAACCCATGTGGCTGATCGGGGAGACCACATATTGGGCACAATCCTCACTGTGGGTGCTCATGCCTCTCTGATTGGACTGGGAGGCCATGACAACTACGGTGGAGGGTCAGCTAGTGCCGACACCCCTGAGCAGCAGACGCCTCCACCTTCTCAGGAGAACAAGCCGGATGAAGGCGAGCCGGCGGCTGACAGAGGAGAGGGCGAGGGGACTGGAGAGGGAGCCGAGGGCGTTTGGACAGATTTGTTGCTGGACATACAGAGCAAACAACCACAGGCTGGAAGACTGCTTGTCACTTCTGATGGAGAGGATGATGAGGCtgatgaggaagaggatgaggaggaggagttggagaAGGAAGTGAAAAAGGCTACAAAGCCTATTCCAATTTTGACCAGCACCACCTCTTCTCCTGCCATCACCAGTAGTACCACTTCCATCTCTGTCCGTCTGAAGTTTTTGAATGACACAGAGGAGGTGGCTGTTGTAGAGCCACAAGATACAGTTGGGATACTAAAAAG CAAATGTTTCTCAGGGCGGGAGCATCAAATTAAATTAATCTTCCAAGGCCAGCTGCTGCAGGATCCCAAGAGGACTCTGTTATCCCTAAACATCACAGACAACAGTGTGATCCACTGCCACATCTCTCAGGCCCTGCATGATTCCAGTCCAGAGGAGGGGGCTCAGTCCGGGACAGGAGCAGGAGCTGGGTCCGGAGTCTCCAGTGGATTCAGGGCGGCAGGTGTAGCCATAAGCACCAGCAGCCTGGTGGTGCCCGTCTTTGTGGTGATTCTAGCTGTCGTGTGGTATTTCCGCCTCAACTACAGGCAGTTCTTCACCGCCCCTGCGACCATCTCCCTCGTGGGAGTCACTGTGTTCTTTAGCTTTTTGATATTTGGGATGCACAGCCgctga